The following are from one region of the Nostoc cf. commune SO-36 genome:
- a CDS encoding SDR family NAD(P)-dependent oxidoreductase → MPTALITGASSGIGKAFAQELAARKTNLVLVARSEEKLIQLAKQLQEQHKIQVDVIVKDLTELNAAASVFNATKAKELTIDLLINNAGFGYYGDFAEGNGEKQVKIVQLNILALVDLTHKFLPLMRQRRSGSIINVSSITAFQPIPYLSVYAASKAFILSFSEALWAENRQYGVRILVTCPGPIETNFFAEANFPPALASSTDKVYSCEKVVWESLEALEKGYPTVISSDTTTQIRSKLSRLVPRKLLLNMLAKHFKA, encoded by the coding sequence ATGCCAACTGCTTTAATTACTGGTGCCTCTAGTGGTATTGGTAAAGCCTTTGCCCAAGAACTCGCTGCACGCAAGACAAATCTTGTACTCGTTGCTCGTTCGGAAGAGAAGCTAATTCAATTAGCTAAACAACTACAAGAACAACACAAAATTCAAGTAGATGTTATAGTCAAAGACCTTACAGAACTGAATGCTGCTGCTAGTGTATTTAATGCTACAAAAGCAAAGGAATTAACTATTGACTTATTAATTAATAATGCTGGTTTTGGTTATTATGGTGACTTTGCTGAAGGGAATGGAGAAAAACAAGTTAAAATTGTACAATTAAACATTTTAGCATTGGTAGATTTAACCCATAAATTTTTACCATTGATGCGGCAACGTCGTTCTGGAAGTATTATTAACGTATCCTCTATTACTGCATTTCAACCGATACCATACCTTTCTGTTTATGCTGCCAGTAAAGCTTTTATTCTCAGCTTTAGTGAAGCTCTATGGGCAGAAAACCGTCAATATGGTGTCCGTATTTTAGTCACTTGTCCAGGGCCAATAGAAACAAATTTTTTTGCAGAAGCTAATTTTCCCCCAGCCCTGGCAAGCAGTACAGATAAAGTATATTCTTGTGAAAAAGTAGTTTGGGAATCTTTAGAAGCTTTGGAAAAAGGCTACCCAACTGTAATTAGTTCTGATACTACCACTCAAATTAGAAGTAAATTATCTCGGCTTGTACCGCGCAAACTTTTGCTGAATATGCTGGCAAAACACTTTAAAGCATAA
- a CDS encoding photosystem II S4 domain protein: MLPREELLKGVENRDSVARAIDQAEQAIKTWEVVLTDFLSPPELVEIQRVFNRLTEVQLVAWGGYPQAERQRIAIARSELPLDQSQVSLVAVEIAGNFLFDTASHRDFLGAMLGTGIVREKTGDVIVLGERGAQAIVAPELVEFLEMSLKQVRSVPVKTQRIELSELRVREPKKKELTTVEASLRLDAIASAGFGMSRSKMVDFIDAGDVRVNWKEITQASSQVKSGDLIAIRSKGRLEVGEIAVTKKDRYRVQLTRYM; the protein is encoded by the coding sequence ATGTTGCCACGAGAAGAACTTTTAAAAGGTGTTGAAAATCGAGATAGTGTAGCTCGTGCAATCGATCAAGCGGAGCAAGCCATCAAAACTTGGGAAGTAGTTTTGACTGATTTTCTGTCTCCGCCAGAATTGGTAGAAATTCAACGGGTGTTTAACCGATTGACAGAAGTGCAATTAGTTGCTTGGGGCGGATATCCACAAGCTGAACGCCAAAGAATAGCGATCGCTCGTTCAGAACTTCCCTTAGATCAATCTCAAGTCAGCCTTGTCGCCGTGGAAATTGCTGGTAATTTCCTGTTTGATACCGCCTCTCACCGCGACTTTTTAGGCGCAATGTTGGGGACGGGAATTGTTCGGGAAAAAACGGGGGATGTGATTGTCTTGGGAGAACGAGGGGCGCAGGCGATTGTCGCACCAGAGTTGGTGGAATTTTTGGAAATGAGTTTGAAACAGGTGCGATCGGTTCCTGTAAAAACTCAGCGAATTGAGTTAAGTGAATTAAGGGTTCGGGAACCCAAGAAAAAAGAATTAACTACTGTAGAGGCTTCTTTGCGATTAGATGCGATCGCATCTGCTGGTTTTGGTATGTCTCGCAGCAAAATGGTTGATTTCATCGATGCTGGTGATGTTCGTGTCAATTGGAAGGAAATTACCCAAGCTAGTTCTCAAGTCAAATCAGGTGACTTAATCGCTATTCGCTCTAAAGGACGTTTAGAAGTTGGGGAAATCGCCGTTACTAAAAAAGACCGTTACCGAGTTCAATTAACTAGGTATATGTAA
- a CDS encoding GNAT family N-acetyltransferase: MNHSLHITTQRLELLPCCLEVAQAVIARNKLEVERLLGVRVPDDWYGSEVLDIFPMYAQMLIDDPSQLGWGVWLMIHIGDSALIGDLGFIGKPDQTGTVEMGYEVLSAYRQQGFAFEAVEALVDFAFTQPELKRIIAHSPEDHVASIRILEKLRMQQIARDENLLKWELKLESR; this comes from the coding sequence ATGAATCATAGTTTACACATTACAACACAGAGACTTGAGCTACTTCCCTGTTGTTTGGAAGTAGCGCAAGCGGTGATTGCAAGAAATAAATTAGAAGTAGAGAGGCTTTTAGGGGTAAGGGTTCCTGATGATTGGTATGGATCTGAGGTATTAGATATTTTTCCAATGTATGCTCAGATGCTAATAGATGATCCTTCCCAGTTGGGTTGGGGTGTCTGGTTAATGATTCACATTGGGGATTCTGCTTTAATTGGCGATTTGGGTTTTATTGGCAAACCCGATCAGACAGGAACTGTAGAAATGGGTTATGAGGTGCTATCAGCTTATCGCCAGCAAGGATTTGCTTTTGAAGCAGTAGAAGCATTGGTCGATTTTGCCTTTACTCAGCCAGAACTCAAGAGAATTATCGCTCATTCTCCAGAGGATCATGTTGCCTCAATTCGCATTTTGGAAAAACTGAGAATGCAACAAATTGCTAGGGATGAAAACCTGCTGAAATGGGAATTAAAGTTAGAATCAAGATAG
- a CDS encoding TolC family protein — protein MKGQQLFYSFLPGVTAAVLTTQPAWAGTAKLTGVQLASSPSVLTSNYGQDLVVDTMNTQLPNGAVSVPTLEPTFGFTKLSVKPLSNNSIPVFTAENTGVRIKQLLKKDKGRFSGLALNSNSSQQLDVSRSAQNNQKQSNSNPNGQKLKNVVVPDYTSKTPSVQKEILSLSSAQQPVGQKTNTVTQLQTFLQTSATGGAAKLLSAQRCPQELGKSKTDSLAVLLTSNNCLQQNAIGRLAQSNTTIPTDSTPTPTAPETVTPVPADSVQPSTVPRNVTPAASGPVQIPDNLIPNSNPLQFPTQPEEVRLQGNEAITLAQALELARRNNRDLQVSLLELERSRSALREAQAALLPSLDVSTDITRSRSAAGQLQLEQTERQTGIPQSGNEASTSFSGQAQLSYNIYTSGRVQADIRANEEQVRSNELAVEAQSETIRLDVATDYYNLQQRDEQVRIAQSAVLNSEASLRDAEALERAGVGTRFDVLRSQVNLANAQQDLTNARSLQAIARRQLATRISLPQGINISAADPVQLAGLWNPTLEQSIVLAFQNRPELQQQLAQRNISEQRRRQALGELGPQVSLVASYSLLDQFDDSVSVTDGYSLGVRATLNLYDGGAARARADQQQANIAIAETQFAQQRNQIRFEVEQSYSTQQSSLENVQTANTALEQAREALRLARLRFQAGVGTQTDVINSENDLTRAEGNRVTAILDYNRALAQLQRSVTLRALR, from the coding sequence GTGAAAGGACAGCAATTATTTTATAGCTTCTTACCTGGTGTAACGGCAGCAGTCTTAACAACTCAGCCTGCTTGGGCTGGTACTGCGAAACTCACTGGGGTACAACTGGCGTCTTCTCCTAGTGTTTTGACTTCTAATTATGGTCAAGACTTAGTTGTGGATACCATGAATACACAACTGCCTAATGGTGCTGTTAGTGTTCCAACTCTAGAACCTACTTTTGGTTTTACTAAACTGAGTGTGAAGCCTTTAAGTAATAACAGTATTCCAGTATTCACGGCTGAAAATACTGGTGTGCGAATAAAACAACTGCTTAAGAAAGATAAAGGTAGATTTTCCGGTTTGGCACTTAACTCTAATTCTTCCCAACAGTTAGATGTCAGCCGTTCCGCTCAAAATAATCAAAAACAGAGTAATTCAAACCCAAATGGGCAGAAACTAAAGAACGTAGTAGTTCCCGACTACACTTCAAAAACCCCTTCTGTCCAAAAAGAAATTTTGTCTTTGTCTTCTGCACAGCAGCCAGTAGGTCAAAAGACAAATACTGTTACTCAGTTGCAAACATTTTTACAAACTTCAGCCACAGGTGGAGCAGCAAAACTGTTGTCAGCGCAGAGGTGTCCACAGGAATTGGGAAAAAGCAAAACTGACTCCTTGGCTGTGCTACTGACTTCAAATAACTGCTTACAACAAAATGCGATTGGTCGGTTGGCTCAGAGTAATACTACGATTCCAACAGATTCGACACCAACTCCGACTGCGCCGGAAACCGTCACTCCTGTACCAGCAGATTCAGTGCAACCTTCTACTGTGCCGAGAAACGTAACTCCTGCGGCTTCAGGGCCAGTACAAATTCCCGATAATTTGATTCCTAACTCAAATCCCCTACAATTTCCTACCCAACCGGAGGAAGTGAGACTTCAGGGAAATGAGGCGATTACTTTGGCACAAGCTCTGGAGCTAGCACGGCGTAACAACCGGGATTTACAGGTGTCTCTCTTGGAGCTAGAACGCAGTCGTTCTGCTCTACGCGAGGCGCAAGCTGCTTTATTGCCTAGTCTTGATGTCAGTACAGATATTACTCGCAGTCGCTCTGCTGCTGGTCAGCTTCAGTTGGAACAAACAGAACGACAGACGGGTATACCACAGTCAGGAAATGAAGCTAGTACATCTTTTAGTGGTCAAGCACAACTTTCGTATAACATCTATACTTCTGGGAGAGTGCAAGCTGACATCAGAGCAAATGAAGAACAGGTACGTTCCAATGAGTTGGCTGTAGAAGCTCAGTCTGAGACAATCCGTTTGGATGTTGCTACAGACTACTACAATCTGCAACAAAGAGATGAACAAGTACGCATTGCCCAATCGGCTGTGCTGAACTCTGAGGCTAGTTTGCGTGATGCAGAAGCTTTAGAACGAGCTGGGGTTGGTACGCGCTTCGATGTGTTGCGATCGCAGGTGAATTTAGCAAATGCTCAACAAGATTTGACTAATGCTAGATCCCTACAAGCAATTGCCCGTCGTCAATTAGCAACTCGGATAAGTTTGCCGCAAGGGATAAATATTAGTGCCGCAGACCCTGTACAATTAGCTGGTCTTTGGAACCCAACCCTAGAACAAAGTATTGTGCTGGCTTTTCAAAATCGTCCAGAACTACAACAGCAGTTGGCACAACGTAATATCAGCGAACAACGGCGTAGGCAGGCTCTTGGGGAGCTTGGGCCTCAAGTTAGTTTGGTAGCCAGCTACAGCCTACTAGACCAGTTTGATGATAGTGTCAGCGTTACTGATGGTTATTCATTAGGAGTTAGAGCAACCCTAAATTTGTATGATGGAGGAGCCGCCAGAGCAAGGGCAGATCAGCAGCAAGCTAACATTGCGATCGCAGAAACTCAATTTGCTCAACAGCGCAACCAAATTCGGTTTGAAGTAGAACAATCCTATTCTACCCAGCAATCTAGTTTGGAGAATGTTCAAACCGCAAATACCGCTTTAGAACAAGCTAGGGAAGCTCTACGTTTAGCACGTTTGCGATTCCAAGCTGGTGTAGGTACTCAAACTGATGTCATTAACTCTGAAAACGACCTTACAAGAGCTGAAGGTAATCGAGTCACAGCAATTTTGGATTACAACCGTGCTTTAGCTCAGTTACAACGGTCTGTTACCCTCAGAGCATTACGCTAG
- the kaiC gene encoding circadian clock protein KaiC, with protein MNENEQLESKQLPKIVGVEKIRTMIEGFDDISHGGLPIGRTTLISGTSGTGKTLFSLQFLYNGITYFDEAGVFVTFEESPSDIIKNANIFGWNLPRLIEEGKLFILDASPDPEGQDIVGNFDLSALIERLQYAIRKYKARRISIDSITAVFQQYEAMGVVRREIFRLVARLKLLSVTTVITTERGEEYGPVASFGVEEFVSDNVVIVRNVLEGERRRRTIEILKLRGTTHMKGEYPFTITNEGVNIFPLGAMRLTQRSSNVRVSSGVKTLDEMCGGGFFKDSIILATGATGTGKTLLVSKFIQDSCLNGEQAILFAYEESRAQLSRNASSWGIDFEELEEQGLLKIICTYPESTGLEDHLQIIKSEIAVFKPARIAIDSLSALARGVSNNAFRQFVIGVTGYAKQEEITGFFTNTTDQFLGAHSITDSHISTITDTILMLQYVEIRGEMSRAINVFKMRGSWHDKGIREYNITADGPDIKDSFRNYERIISGAPTRVSIDEKAELSRIVRRFEDKQSSEP; from the coding sequence ATGAATGAAAACGAGCAATTAGAATCAAAACAACTACCGAAAATTGTGGGTGTAGAAAAAATTCGGACGATGATCGAGGGTTTTGACGATATTAGTCATGGTGGTTTACCAATTGGTAGAACTACCTTAATTAGCGGCACTTCCGGTACAGGCAAAACTTTATTCTCTCTTCAATTTCTTTATAACGGTATTACCTACTTTGATGAAGCTGGAGTATTTGTTACCTTTGAAGAATCACCGAGTGATATTATTAAAAATGCCAATATTTTTGGTTGGAACTTGCCACGCCTAATCGAAGAAGGCAAGTTATTTATTCTTGATGCATCTCCCGATCCTGAAGGTCAAGATATCGTTGGTAATTTTGACCTTTCTGCACTTATTGAGCGTTTGCAATATGCCATCCGCAAATATAAAGCTAGACGAATTTCAATTGACTCAATAACAGCAGTATTTCAGCAGTATGAAGCAATGGGAGTAGTGCGACGCGAGATATTTCGCCTAGTAGCACGTCTTAAACTACTGAGTGTCACCACTGTAATTACCACTGAACGCGGTGAAGAATATGGGCCCGTTGCCTCTTTTGGAGTTGAAGAATTTGTTTCCGATAATGTAGTAATTGTTCGCAATGTTTTAGAAGGAGAACGTCGCCGTCGCACAATTGAAATTCTCAAATTGCGTGGCACAACTCACATGAAAGGCGAATATCCCTTCACCATTACGAACGAAGGAGTTAACATCTTTCCATTAGGAGCAATGCGGTTGACTCAACGTTCTTCTAATGTCAGGGTATCTTCTGGGGTCAAAACCTTAGATGAAATGTGTGGTGGTGGTTTCTTTAAAGATTCAATTATTTTAGCCACAGGAGCCACAGGTACTGGTAAAACCCTGTTAGTAAGTAAATTTATTCAAGATAGCTGCCTCAATGGAGAACAAGCAATATTATTTGCTTATGAAGAATCACGCGCCCAACTGTCTCGTAATGCTTCCTCTTGGGGAATCGATTTTGAAGAATTAGAGGAGCAAGGTTTACTCAAAATCATCTGTACTTATCCCGAATCAACTGGTTTAGAAGACCACTTACAAATTATTAAATCAGAAATAGCTGTGTTTAAACCAGCCCGCATTGCCATTGATTCCTTATCAGCACTAGCTAGAGGAGTTAGTAATAATGCATTTCGGCAGTTTGTAATTGGTGTAACAGGTTATGCTAAACAAGAAGAAATTACTGGTTTCTTTACCAACACAACTGACCAATTTCTGGGAGCGCATTCCATTACTGACTCTCATATTTCCACGATAACCGACACAATTCTGATGTTGCAGTACGTAGAAATTCGCGGAGAAATGTCGCGGGCAATTAACGTATTTAAAATGAGAGGCTCTTGGCATGATAAGGGCATTCGTGAGTATAATATTACTGCTGACGGGCCCGATATCAAAGATTCTTTCCGAAACTACGAACGGATTATCAGCGGTGCTCCTACTCGCGTTAGTATCGATGAAAAGGCGGAACTTTCTCGCATTGTTAGACGTTTTGAAGACAAACAGAGTTCCGAACCCTAA